The proteins below are encoded in one region of Triticum aestivum cultivar Chinese Spring chromosome 1B, IWGSC CS RefSeq v2.1, whole genome shotgun sequence:
- the LOC123085124 gene encoding flowering-promoting factor 1-like protein 1, with protein sequence MSSESEPKTSEPGVWVFKNGVMRLVENPGSEQMSTVRWKALMHTPSGKVVSSYSALESELRALGSERYYEDPALLQFHKRGSLDLISLPSDFSHFASVHMYDIVIKNRDSFRVVDF encoded by the coding sequence ATGTCGTCGGAGTCGGAGCCCAAGACCTCGGAACCGGGGGTGTGGGTGTTCAAGAACGGGGTGATGCGGCTGGTGGAGAACCCCGGGAGCGAGCAGATGTCGACGGTGCGTTGGAAGGCGCTGATGCACACGCCAAGCGGCAAGGTGGTGAGTTCCTACTCGGCGCTGGAGTCGGAGCTGAGGGCGCTGGGGTCGGAGCGCTACTACGAGGACCCGGCGCTGCTGCAGTTCCACAAGCGCGGCAGCCTCGACCTCATCTCCCTCCCCAGTGACTTCTCCCACTTCGCCTCCGTCCACATGTACGACATCGTCATCAAGAACCGAGACTCCTTTCGCGTGGTCGATTTCTAG